Genomic window (Shewanella psychropiezotolerans):
ACCAGGCCATAACTGACATAATTGACATTGGAACAGGCATATTTTTCAGGCAAGGTGGCTCCCAGTAAGCCGAGTTCGCCTAACTCATTCATGATCTCCCGATCGAAGTGCTCATTTCGGTTGGCCATCAACACCCTGGGCATGAGTTTGTCCTGAGCATAATCGTGAACACTGTCGCGGATCATGCGCTCCTCTTCCGAGAGTAAGGCGTTAAACTGCAGGGGATCGGTCCAATCGAAATGCACTCTTGCCATGATATTGTCCTTTGATTTGTTACTGATTGTTGAAAATAGAGAATTAAGGGTATACAAAATAACCATTTCCTAATTTTCTTAGCATAGGCATAATTAGCCATTAGGAGAAATATTCTTTTTCTTTATCATCTATAGGCAATGCCTATACCTGACCTAGAGGTTAACTTGAATCTAAGATCGCTCAGATATTTTGTCGCTGTGGTAGAGAGAGGCAGCATTAGCGGTGCCGCCAAAGAGTGTTTTATCGCTCAGCCCTCCATCTCAGCCGCAATATCGCAATTGGAGACTCGGCTAGATACTCAACTATTCCATCGTCATGGAAAAGGTGTCAGTCCGACAGACTCGGGGCTTAGGCTTTATCCTCTGGCGCAGAAACTGCTCAATGAATCTCAGGCCATCGAATCTCTGTTCAAACAACCTCAAGAGCAGACTCCCTTTAGACTCGGATTGATTCGCTCCTTAGGAGTCCATAGGATGAGTGGGTTGCTGAAAGATTTTACCAACGCCTGTGCCGATATGGAGCTCACTCTGGTAGAAGCCAATGAAGATGCCGAAGCGAGGATCATTACCACCAGCGATCTGACCAGAAGGGAAGATTTTTATCCTATTTGGCATGATGACTATCTACTGGCCATT
Coding sequences:
- a CDS encoding LysR family transcriptional regulator, with amino-acid sequence MNLRSLRYFVAVVERGSISGAAKECFIAQPSISAAISQLETRLDTQLFHRHGKGVSPTDSGLRLYPLAQKLLNESQAIESLFKQPQEQTPFRLGLIRSLGVHRMSGLLKDFTNACADMELTLVEANEDAEARIITTSDLTRREDFYPIWHDDYLLAIPSSFSLSLQTQISLQDLDQQAFIHRAPCEALSSLQQLMDLEGIQVQVRARIQTVEYAVGLVAAGLGIALVPALPALLEQRNITFRPLQDIELKRTVGLALPRDTSLNEQQVQLLQVCKQPRH